In the Solanum pennellii chromosome 5, SPENNV200 genome, one interval contains:
- the LOC107020964 gene encoding shaggy-related protein kinase epsilon-like — translation MNVMRRLKSIASGRSSISDPGVDISLKRLKNEQEVDHRVDIEFQMEERCTILSKDDVTSTSEGSDASTLTVDTRQEKSGKKELPNEMRIREKNSYDHEDDLKDMEPTVVSGNGTETGQIIVTTLSDRNGQKKQTLSYMAERVVGTGSFGVVFQAKCLETGESVAIKKVLQDRRYKNRELQIMRMLDHPNVVHLRHCFYSTTEKNEVYLNLVLEYVSETVYRVSRHYSRVNHHMPIIYVQLYMYQICRALNYMHNVIGVCHRDIKPQNLLVNPHTHQLKICDFGSAKMLVPGEPNIAYICSRYYRAPELIFGATEYTTAIDMWSAGCVFGELLLGQPLFPGESGVDQLVEIIKILGTPTREEIRCMNPNYTEFKFPQIKAHPWHKIFQRKIPPEAVDLASRLMQYSPTLRCTALEACAHPFFDDLRKQNACLPNGRPLPLLFNFTPQELSGAPTELRQRLIPEHMRK, via the exons ATGAATGTGATGCGTCGCCTCAAGAGCATTGCGTCTGGACGATCTTCCATTTCCGATCCT GGAGTGGATATTAGTCTAAAGAGACTAAAGAATGAGCAAGAAGTAGATCACAGGGTTGATATTGAATTTCAAATGGAAGAGCGATGTACTATATTGTCAAAGGATGATGTGACTTCTACATCTGAGGGAAGTGATGCAAGTACATTGACTGTCGATACTAGGCAGGAAAAATCTGGAAAGAAGGAGCTCCCAAATGAAATGAGAATTAGAGAGAAAAACTCGTATGATCACGAGGATGACTTAAAG GATATGGAGCCTACTGTTGTTAGTGGTAATGGAACAGAAACAGGCCAGATAATTGTGACTACTCTGAGTGATCGAAATGGACAGAAGAAACAG ACACTGTCTTACATGGCTGAACGTGTGGTGGGTACGGGATCATTTGGAGTTGTGTTTCAG GCCAAGTGCCTAGAAACAGGTGAATCTGTGGCCATAAAGAAGGTCTTGCAGGATAGGAGATACAAAAACAGGGAACTACAGATTATGCGCATGCTTGATCATCCTAATGTTGTTCACCTGAGGCACTGTTTCTATTCTACTACTGAGAAGAATGAAGTTTACCTTAACCTTGTTCTGGAGTATGTGTCTGAAACTGTGTACCGAGTTTCAAGGCACTACAGCCGAGTGAACCATCACATGCCCATCATATACGTTCAATTGTACATGTACCAG ATATGTCGGGCTCTAAATTACATGCACAATGTAATTGGGGTATGTCACCGTGATATTAAACCTCAGAATCTTTTG GTTAATCCACACACTCATCAGTTGAAGATCTGTGATTTTGGAAGTGCAAAGATGCTG GTGCCTGGGGAGCCCAATATAGCCTACATTTGTTCTAGGTATTATAGAGCGCCTGAATTGATCTTTGGGGCTACAGAGTACACAACGGCAATTGATATGTGGTCAGCTGGTTGCGTTTTCGGTGAGCTACTTTTGGGACAG CCTCTTTTCCCTGGAGAAAGTGGTGTTGATCAGCTGGTGGAGATCATCAAG ATTTTGGGGACACCAACTAGAGAGGAAATTAGGTGCATGAATCCAAACTATACAGAGTTCAAGTTCCCTCAAATCAAAGCTCACCCGTGGCACAAG atatttcaaagaaaaataccCCCTGAAGCTGTAGATCTGGCGTCAAGGTTGATGCAGTATTCACCAACTCTCCGATGTACTGCT TTGGAGGCATGTGCACACCCTTTCTTTGATGATCTGAGGAAACAAAATGCTTGCTTGCCTAATGGACGACCTTTGCCACTTCTATTCAACTTCACACCTCAAG AACTTTCTGGTGCACCTACTGAACTGAGACAGCGCCTTATTCCCGAGCACATGAGGAAGTGA